Proteins encoded together in one Phyllostomus discolor isolate MPI-MPIP mPhyDis1 chromosome 6, mPhyDis1.pri.v3, whole genome shotgun sequence window:
- the LOC118501077 gene encoding uncharacterized protein LOC118501077 — MSGTLGWPGTWQSCFWLCSRLTLAQSCELDRPRRARPEKEFPFSNFVFFWFCVPTSRSSGAYRSQMESQQVPAQARGPQQCRVASYRAQAEPEWSRSPAPRSRASKNPSAPPSRLENDGGGGGHEDPQGWGAGKILPAARKHICRTPGTHKAPPRSVSSRWRACAHAHAPSSMLEACAPADLREGGKVALGGETHCKTRDDPDHHSWQSSLSPPSWGVAISKGPRKCTRSVVVSVCGFQSACPVSANLPDSSHCGFPAEDAGTLDTVEPCLPLHLLPNSLSLSLKGEVRVHLLTHLGERLQQKERNE, encoded by the exons ATGAGCGGGACACTGGGTTGGCCAGGAACCTGGCAAAGTTGCTTTTGGCTCTGCAGCCGCCTGACCCTAGCGCAGAGCTGCGAGCTTGACCGGCCACGCCGGGCAAGGCCAGAGAAAGAATTTCCCTTTTCCAACTTcgtctttttttggttttgtgtgCCCACTTCGCGCAGCTCTGGAGCCTACCGATCCCAAATGGAGTCTCAACAGGTGCCCG CCCAAGCGCGCGGTCCGCAGCAGTGCAGAGTCGCGAGCTACCGCGCCCAAGCCGAACCCGAGTGGAGCCGCTCTCCTGCGCCCCGCTCCCGGGCTTCCAAGAACCCTTCCGCCCCGCCATCGCGTCTGGAGaatgacgggggggggggggggcatgaggacccccagggctggggcgcGGGGAAGATCTTACCTGCGGCAAG GAAACACATCTGCAGAACTCCAGGAACTCACAAGGCCCCTCCGAGAAGCGTTTCCAGCCGCTGGAGAGCCTGTGCACACGCTCATGCCCCCTCTAGCATGTTAGAGGCTTGTGCTCCCGCTGACCTCAGAGAAGGCGGAAAGGTGGCTCTCGGTGGAGAGACACACTGTAAAACTCGGGACGACCCTGACCACCATTCTTG GCAGAGCTCCCTGTCCCCACCAAGCTGGGGAGTAGCTATTTCCAAAGGCCCGAGGAAGTGCACACGCTCAGTTGTAGTTTCAGTGTGTGGTTTTCAGTCTGCCTGCCCAGTCTCCGCGAAcctcccagacagcagccacTGTGGTTTTCCAGCAGAAGATGCAGGCACACTGGACACGGTGGAGCCCTGCCTGCCACTTCACCTCCTccccaactctctctctctctctctgaaaggaGAGG tAAGAGTCCATCTGCTGACACACCTGGGGGAGAGactgcagcagaaagagagaaacgagTAA
- the SIX3 gene encoding homeobox protein SIX3 isoform X1, giving the protein MNIYPPLLPAPGFPYLAAGQSMVFRSPLDLYSSHFLLPNFADSHHRSLLLASSGGGTGAGGGGGGGAGGGGGNCAGGGGAGGAGGGGSGGGSRAPPEELSMFQLPTLNFSPEQVASVCETLEETGDIERLGRFLWSLPVAPGACEAINKHESILRARAVVAFHTGNFRDLYHILENHKFTKESHGKLQAMWLEAHYQEAEKLRGRPLGPVDKYRVRKKFPLPRTIWDGEQKTHCFKERTRSLLREWYLQDPYPNPSKKRELAQATGLTPTQVGNWFKNRRQRDRAAAAKNRLQHQAIGPSGMRSLAEPGCPTHGSAESPSTAASPTTSVSSLTERADTGTSILSDKHGFSFRFPRTRHPACMTIYLYLGKYSL; this is encoded by the exons ATGAATATTTATCCGCCTCTGCTTCCTGCTCCTGGCTTCCCTTACCTTGCCGCAG gtCAGTCCATGGTATTCCGCTCCCCCCTAGACCTCTATTCCTCCCACTTCTTGTTGCCAAACTTCGCCGATTCTCACCACCGCTCCCTACTTCTGGCGAGTAGCGGCGGCGGGACCGGTgcgggaggaggcggcggcggcggcgcgggcggcggcggcgggaacTGTGCGGGAGGCGGCGGTGCTGGCGGAgcaggcggcggcggcagcggcggcggctccAGGGCCCCCCCGGAAGAGTTGTCCATGTTCCAGCTGCCCACCCTCAACTTCTCGCCGGAGCAGGTGGCCAGCGTCTGCGAGACGCTGGAGGAGACGGGCGACATCGAGCGGCTGGGCCGCTTCCTCTGGTCGCTGCCCGTGGCCCCCGGGGCGTGCGAGGCCATCAACAAGCACGAGTCGATCCTGCGCGCGCGCGCCGTGGTCGCCTTCCACACGGGCAACTTCCGCGACCTCTACCACATCCTGGAGAACCACAAGTTCACCAAGGAGTCTCACGGCAAGCTGCAGGCCATGTGGCTCGAGGCGCACTACCAGGAAGCCGAGAAGCTGCGCGGCCGCCCGCTCGGCCCGGTGGACAAGTACCGCGTGCGCAAGAAGTTCCCGCTGCCGCGCACCATCTGGGACGGCGAGCAGAAGACGCACTGCTTCAAGGAGCGGACTCGGAGCCTGCTGCGGGAATGGTACCTGCAGGACCCCTACCCCAACCCCAGCAAGAAACGAGAACTGGCGCAGGCCACCGGCCTCACTCCCACACAAGTAGGCAACTGGTTTAAGAACCGGAGGCAGCGCGACCGCGCCGCGGCGGCCAAGAACAG GCTCCAGCACCAGGCCATTGGACCCAGCGGCATGCGCTCGCTGGCCGAGCCCGGCTGCCCCACGCACGGCTCGGCAGAGTCGCCGTCCACGGCGGCCAGCCCCACCACCAGCGTGTCCAGCCTGACGGAGCGCGCGGACACCGGCACCTCCATCCTCTCG GACAAGCACGGCTTCTCCTTTCGGTTCCCACGGACCCGGCACCCCGCCTGCATGACGATTTATTTGTATCTGGGAAAATATTCTCTCTAG
- the SIX3 gene encoding homeobox protein SIX3 isoform X2, whose product MNIYPPLLPAPGFPYLAAGQSMVFRSPLDLYSSHFLLPNFADSHHRSLLLASSGGGTGAGGGGGGGAGGGGGNCAGGGGAGGAGGGGSGGGSRAPPEELSMFQLPTLNFSPEQVASVCETLEETGDIERLGRFLWSLPVAPGACEAINKHESILRARAVVAFHTGNFRDLYHILENHKFTKESHGKLQAMWLEAHYQEAEKLRGRPLGPVDKYRVRKKFPLPRTIWDGEQKTHCFKERTRSLLREWYLQDPYPNPSKKRELAQATGLTPTQVGNWFKNRRQRDRAAAAKNRLQHQAIGPSGMRSLAEPGCPTHGSAESPSTAASPTTSVSSLTERADTGTSILSVTSSDSECDV is encoded by the exons ATGAATATTTATCCGCCTCTGCTTCCTGCTCCTGGCTTCCCTTACCTTGCCGCAG gtCAGTCCATGGTATTCCGCTCCCCCCTAGACCTCTATTCCTCCCACTTCTTGTTGCCAAACTTCGCCGATTCTCACCACCGCTCCCTACTTCTGGCGAGTAGCGGCGGCGGGACCGGTgcgggaggaggcggcggcggcggcgcgggcggcggcggcgggaacTGTGCGGGAGGCGGCGGTGCTGGCGGAgcaggcggcggcggcagcggcggcggctccAGGGCCCCCCCGGAAGAGTTGTCCATGTTCCAGCTGCCCACCCTCAACTTCTCGCCGGAGCAGGTGGCCAGCGTCTGCGAGACGCTGGAGGAGACGGGCGACATCGAGCGGCTGGGCCGCTTCCTCTGGTCGCTGCCCGTGGCCCCCGGGGCGTGCGAGGCCATCAACAAGCACGAGTCGATCCTGCGCGCGCGCGCCGTGGTCGCCTTCCACACGGGCAACTTCCGCGACCTCTACCACATCCTGGAGAACCACAAGTTCACCAAGGAGTCTCACGGCAAGCTGCAGGCCATGTGGCTCGAGGCGCACTACCAGGAAGCCGAGAAGCTGCGCGGCCGCCCGCTCGGCCCGGTGGACAAGTACCGCGTGCGCAAGAAGTTCCCGCTGCCGCGCACCATCTGGGACGGCGAGCAGAAGACGCACTGCTTCAAGGAGCGGACTCGGAGCCTGCTGCGGGAATGGTACCTGCAGGACCCCTACCCCAACCCCAGCAAGAAACGAGAACTGGCGCAGGCCACCGGCCTCACTCCCACACAAGTAGGCAACTGGTTTAAGAACCGGAGGCAGCGCGACCGCGCCGCGGCGGCCAAGAACAG GCTCCAGCACCAGGCCATTGGACCCAGCGGCATGCGCTCGCTGGCCGAGCCCGGCTGCCCCACGCACGGCTCGGCAGAGTCGCCGTCCACGGCGGCCAGCCCCACCACCAGCGTGTCCAGCCTGACGGAGCGCGCGGACACCGGCACCTCCATCCTCTCGGTAACCTCCAGCGACTCGGAATGTGATGTATGA